Proteins found in one Pseudomonadota bacterium genomic segment:
- a CDS encoding HEAT repeat domain-containing protein, which translates to MEENITGSKEESPIIKLVDSILTLAAKKNAEFITFVSIPSDEVIKEKKPILSAEEALDPQLLEELIKTSDDDTTEVAAGIETNAEAPFNVYYNLGTGWFQAHSLPANTKGPVYQRILLLAGISPWEKKEAEGKIELDYGDGAKTTLFVKFDPGVDRLLLKNTQGDVSIIDLQRLLKSENSKDRQYAADELLNQNTPDSIKTLKYSFENEKPPETIFAYAKTGAAETIPELTKLLRSPQPALRAMALKSLVEFGTVESRNALLDALQKEQTSDIVHALGDSGDPSVVPTLQNALKQGKQSLRLAIFMALAKIGTRTAFDIIEENVLAHEMQEVVLRTLPILARKEPDVRIMYVQWLYNNYDAIDESKTKVDLIKFFQSTGTKDLQKNLKKKLDEEQAKFFLKRDKDLVAALEICIKDMQIITEDDLPKTINKVLAQAAAENIEMICVGPLKDDEKQESPDTFNIHFKKAGKWQIARTFPQKKHQAFCDRLVALSGKGLDELAKATHKFTVKVAPDLHLTCHIKFEPTHDRFVMAAKKEPGKTD; encoded by the coding sequence ATGGAAGAAAACATTACAGGATCAAAAGAAGAATCTCCGATAATCAAACTCGTAGATTCAATCCTTACCTTGGCCGCTAAAAAAAATGCGGAATTTATAACTTTTGTTTCCATCCCTTCTGATGAAGTTATTAAAGAAAAAAAACCGATCCTCTCTGCCGAGGAGGCTCTTGATCCGCAACTCCTTGAAGAACTTATTAAAACATCTGACGACGATACAACCGAAGTTGCTGCCGGCATTGAGACCAACGCCGAGGCCCCCTTTAATGTATATTATAATTTAGGTACCGGCTGGTTTCAGGCTCATTCGCTGCCGGCAAACACCAAGGGGCCGGTTTATCAAAGAATTTTGCTCCTTGCGGGAATCTCGCCATGGGAGAAGAAAGAGGCTGAAGGGAAAATAGAGCTCGATTACGGTGATGGAGCAAAAACCACATTATTCGTTAAATTCGACCCCGGGGTCGACAGATTACTCCTGAAAAATACCCAGGGCGATGTCAGTATTATCGATCTCCAACGGCTCCTGAAAAGTGAAAATTCCAAAGACCGGCAATATGCTGCGGATGAACTGCTCAACCAGAATACTCCTGATTCCATAAAGACACTTAAATACTCCTTTGAAAATGAAAAACCGCCGGAAACTATCTTTGCCTATGCCAAAACCGGGGCCGCGGAAACCATCCCTGAGCTGACAAAACTCCTGCGTTCCCCCCAACCGGCCCTGAGGGCGATGGCCCTTAAATCCCTTGTAGAATTCGGCACTGTCGAGTCCCGTAATGCCCTCCTTGATGCATTGCAGAAGGAGCAGACTTCCGACATCGTCCATGCCCTGGGCGACAGTGGCGATCCCTCGGTTGTGCCAACTCTCCAGAACGCCCTGAAACAGGGCAAACAGAGCTTAAGACTTGCAATATTCATGGCCCTTGCCAAAATCGGCACCCGAACCGCCTTTGATATTATCGAAGAAAACGTCTTAGCACATGAAATGCAGGAGGTGGTTTTGCGGACCCTGCCCATCCTGGCCAGGAAGGAACCTGATGTCAGGATAATGTACGTACAATGGTTATATAACAACTACGATGCGATTGACGAATCAAAAACCAAAGTTGACCTGATCAAATTCTTTCAATCCACCGGCACCAAGGACTTACAAAAGAATCTCAAGAAAAAACTCGATGAAGAACAGGCTAAATTCTTTCTGAAGCGTGACAAGGACCTTGTCGCTGCCCTTGAGATCTGCATCAAGGACATGCAGATCATTACGGAAGATGACCTGCCTAAAACGATAAACAAAGTCCTAGCCCAAGCTGCGGCAGAAAATATCGAGATGATCTGTGTCGGCCCGTTGAAAGATGATGAAAAACAGGAATCACCGGACACCTTCAACATCCACTTTAAAAAAGCTGGTAAATGGCAGATAGCCAGAACATTCCCTCAAAAAAAGCACCAGGCTTTTTGTGACAGGCTTGTCGCCCTCTCAGGAAAAGGGCTTGATGAACTTGCCAAGGCTACTCACAAATTCACCGTCAAAGTTGCCCCGGATTTGCATCTGACCTGTCATATCAAATTTGAGCCGACCCATGACCGGTTTGTTATGGCCGCAAAAAAAGAGCCCGGCAAGACCGATTAA
- the fliW gene encoding flagellar assembly protein FliW translates to MSSQENPTGIKISTSRFGELTIDKDKIIIMTSPFLGFPDSTRFILQKHGLSSPFMWFQSVDDPNLAFVVIQSVVVDPSYNPPVNDHIREELEATDVSELELLLILTIPRENPRAMTANLLGPVMINANKRLAKQVLLDPGRYDCCWPIISE, encoded by the coding sequence ATCAGCAGCCAGGAAAACCCGACGGGAATCAAGATATCAACCAGTCGTTTTGGTGAGCTTACAATAGATAAAGACAAAATAATTATAATGACCAGCCCTTTTCTGGGATTCCCTGATTCGACGCGGTTCATACTCCAGAAACACGGGCTGTCCTCGCCGTTCATGTGGTTTCAGTCTGTGGATGACCCGAACCTTGCCTTTGTGGTTATTCAATCCGTGGTTGTGGATCCGAGTTATAATCCTCCTGTCAATGATCATATAAGGGAAGAACTTGAGGCTACAGATGTAAGTGAACTTGAGCTTCTTTTGATTCTCACAATCCCCAGGGAAAATCCCAGGGCAATGACAGCTAATCTGCTCGGACCGGTGATGATAAATGCCAATAAGCGGCTGGCTAAACAGGTGCTTCTCGATCCGGGCAGATATGATTGCTGCTGGCCGATTATTAGTGAATGA
- the flgM gene encoding flagellar biosynthesis anti-sigma factor FlgM, whose product MKLTNLFPQIKTDNKIQIKKTADAGVDPARTAGSTVETDRVELSDGSRDVQKMQEILLETPVVREEKVQELKQQVASGKYQVDPYKVADRMLTSLLTDYLPED is encoded by the coding sequence ATGAAGCTTACCAATCTTTTTCCACAGATTAAAACGGACAATAAAATCCAGATCAAAAAAACCGCTGATGCTGGTGTTGATCCTGCCAGGACCGCCGGTTCCACCGTTGAAACCGATCGGGTCGAGTTGTCAGACGGATCCCGTGATGTCCAGAAAATGCAGGAAATTCTTCTGGAAACCCCTGTTGTCCGCGAGGAAAAAGTTCAGGAACTGAAACAGCAGGTTGCAAGCGGCAAATACCAGGTGGATCCCTATAAAGTTGCCGACCGCATGCTGACGAGCCTTCTTACCGATTATCTTCCCGAAGACTGA
- the csrA gene encoding carbon storage regulator CsrA, producing MLVLARKIGEAIAIQDDIKIKVLEIKGGQVKLGIEAPKHLAVHREEIYQQILEENRKAAMEAPQDIGSLPQGLKIFSGEKE from the coding sequence ATGCTGGTACTTGCAAGAAAAATCGGGGAGGCAATTGCCATACAGGACGACATAAAAATCAAGGTCCTGGAAATCAAGGGGGGGCAGGTCAAGCTGGGAATCGAGGCCCCGAAACATCTGGCTGTGCACCGTGAAGAAATTTATCAACAGATTCTTGAAGAAAACAGGAAGGCCGCTATGGAAGCACCCCAGGATATTGGGTCTTTGCCGCAGGGATTAAAAATTTTTTCAGGCGAAAAAGAATAA